One window of the Bombyx mori chromosome 20, ASM3026992v2 genome contains the following:
- the LOC101738740 gene encoding trifunctional enzyme subunit beta, mitochondrial, whose protein sequence is MASQVAKSLIKANHVRSTVKFDTARRALSVAPVLQQKKSLPDRTGKNVVLVDGVRTPFLVSFTDYARMMPHELARHALLGLLQKTGISKDVIDYIVYGTVIQEVKTSNIGREAALAAGFSDRTPAHTVTMACISSNQAITTGIGMIAAGAYDVIVAGGVEFMSDVPIRHSRKMRSLLLRINRAKTPAQRLSLIASIRPDFFAPELPAVAEFSSGETMGHSADRLAAAFGASRLEQDQYALRSHTLAHEAQQKGYFTDLIPVKVDGKDGLVDKDNGIRVSAPEQLAKLKPAFIKPHGTVTAANASFLTDGASACLVMSEAKAKELGLKPKAYLRDFTYVAQDPVDQLLLGPAYGIPKILDKVGLKVNDIDTWEIHEAFAGQILANLKALDSDWFGQKYLGRQGKVGSPDLEKWNKWGGSLSIGHPFAATGVRLAMHTAHRLVREDGQFGVISACAAGGQGVAMLLERHPDATTQ, encoded by the exons ATGGCTTCACAAGTCGCTAAATCATTGATAAAAGCAAACCACGTACGATCTACTGTTAAGTTCG atacTGCCAGACGAGCGCTGAGTGTAGCGCCAGTACTGCAGCAGAAGAAATCTCTCCCAGACCGTACAGGCAAGAATGTGGTGCTTGTCGATGGAGTCCGCACTCCATTCCTTGTTTCATTCACCGATTATGCCAGGATGATGCCCCATGAACTAGCAAGACATGCACTTCT TGGTCTCCTACAAAAGACTGGTATATCGAAGGATGTCATTGACTACATTGTATATGGCACCGTGATCCAAGAGGTGAAAACTTCAAATATAGGGCGCGAGGCAGCCCTGGCGGCTGGGTTCAGCGACAGGACTCCAGCGCACACCGTCACCATGGCTTGCATCTCTTCTAACCAGGCAATCACCACTG GTATCGGTATGATAGCGGCCGGCGCGTATGACGTCATCGTGGCTGGCGGAGTGGAGTTCATGTCGGACGTGCCCATCCGCCACTCGCGCAAGATGCGCTCGCTGCTGCTGCGGATCAACCGCGCCAAGACCCCGGCGCAGAGGCTATCGCTCATTGCCTCCATACGACCGGACTTCTTCGCTCCCGAG CTGCCTGCCGTGGCGGAGTTCTCGTCGGGCGAGACCATGGGCCACAGCGCGGACCGGCTGGCGGCCGCCTTCGGAGCCTCGCGACTGGAGCAGGACCAGTACGCGCTGCGCTCGCACACACTCGCCCACGAGGCCCAGCAGAAGGGATACTTCACGGACCTCATACCGGTCAAAG TGGACGGCAAGGACGGGCTGGTGGACAAGGACAACGGCATCCGCGTGTCCGCCCCCGAGCAGCTCGCCAAGCTGAAGCCGGCCTTCATCAAGCCGCACGGCACCGTCACCGCCGCCAACGCATCCTTCCTG ACGGACGGCGCCTCCGCCTGCCTCGTGATGTCCGAGGCGAAGGCCAAGGAGCTCGGCCTCAAACCGAAGGCCTACCTGCGGGACTTCACCTACGTCGCTCAG GACCCCGTGGACCAGCTGCTGCTGGGGCCCGCCTACGGCATTCCCAAGATCTTGGACAAAGTCGGCCTCAAGGTCAACGATATCGACACGTGGGAGATCCATGAGGCCTTTGCG GGACAAATCCTGGCGAACTTGAAGGCTCTCGACTCGGACTGGTTCGGGCAGAAGTATCTGGGACGTCAAGGAAAG GTTGGCAGTCCGGACCTCGAGAAGTGGAACAAGTGGGGCGGCTCGCTCTCTATCGGACATCCATTCGCCGCCACCGGC GTTCGTCTGGCGATGCACACGGCTCACCGGCTGGTGCGGGAGGACGGGCAGTTCGGCGTCATCTCGGCCTGCGCGGCGGGAGGACAGGGAGTCGCCATGCTGCTGGAGAGACATCCTGATGCCACCACCCAATAA